In Patescibacteria group bacterium, the DNA window GACGACGGATTTGCGCCATTGCGTTCAAGCCGGCTATATTCTACAAGAATATTTCTGACTTTACTTCCGGTAAAATCGTGCGTGTAAAATAAAACACGGCTGGCATTTCGTATATAATCATACTGGAATTTCCAATCCCCTCCTCCATAAACAGCATATATCGCATCCTGGCCGGTAGCGCTCGTTGGAGGGTTAAGATTACTTGTATACACCATCTCTATATGCTTAAACACAAGATTACGGACATTGGTATTATTAGAATTTCCTATGCTAATAAGTTTTGCCGTATCACCAGATCCTGTATACTGTATCTTAAAACCAAACCCTGAAGTCCAGCTTCCAGGACCGCCTCCGACTTGACCGTCTATCTCATAATATCCAGTCAAAACTTTTATAGGCGAAAAAATCGCCTCTCCGTCTCCATAAGAATTCTGCCACCCTGTATTCGTACCATGACTGACGATTGTGGCCTTTTTTATATATATCCAAGATGAACCTGATAAAGCGTCGTCAAATGTATAGCTCGGATAACTTCCGTCGGCTATATAATATGTATGTCCGCGCACCAACGTTTGTGGCAGAGATGTCCATGCATTACTCCAATCTAAACCGGAATTGCTTCCCGAAGCGCCGGCTCGAACATAATGAGTTGTCGCCGCATTAAAATTATTATTTTGAACAGGAGTGGCTATAACATTCCATTCATCATTGTCGCTTGACGAAGAACAGCCGATATCAGACGGGAAATCCGATAAACCGTCATTATCATTGTCTAGACCGTCGTTGCATTGATAAACCTCTATAATCGCGGTTGTATCATTTGCGATGTCAGTCGCATTATTTACAGTATCGGTAATAATATCATTAGTAGTACTAATTGTAGTATTAGTCGTAGTATCGGTGGTAGTATTATTTGTTGTGTCAGCAGTAGAAACGGATGAAACTTCTATAGCGCTATATTTATCCGCTCCGATGTCCCAAATATTACTCCTGGATTCATTATCAATATCGCCTGTAAAATAAGCTGACAAATTAGATCCATTTCCAAGGGCATCGTTCTCACTTGAATTAGCCAAATGAAAATCTTCCAAGCCCGGATAAATACTAGAAAAAACCACCCAATTACCGGCGCCAGGATTAACATTGCTTGTAGCAACCCTATTTACTAAACCGCTTGTCAGCGATCCTTTGTTTGCAGACGAATCTCCGGTTATATTATTCCCCCCAGACCACGTTATAATACCTGAGATTGAACCGGAGCTATATTCACTGAAATCATTATAATTGCCATAAGTATTAATTCCTATGGTATTATCTAAATTTACATTAACTTTCGTGCCTGAATTTCCTGTCCTTACATTTATCGCGCCTGATTCAATCTCCCCGCTTGAACCGCAGTTAAATAAAGTGGAATTTTTTATGTTCCACGTCTGATTATAAGCCGCTGTACTGCTATATGACTGGGCATGAATGCATGCCCTGGAAAATCCGTAAATTATACTGTTATTAATGCCGACAGTGTAGCTTGAATTTCCTTGATAAATTCCATCGGTATCGGCGACATTCTTATTTCCGGACCAGATAATGCTTTTATCTATAGACACGTTATTAGCCTGTATGCGAACACCTTCATCGGAGACAGCCGGCGCTGAACTTAACTTAATTTCAAGTCCGATCAGTCTGGTATAATCTTCATTTACAGTTATGGTATTTCCGGGTACATTAGGCGCAATACGGTAACCTGAACCCGCCACCCCTTTATGTCTCGCATCAATAGCGGTATAAATCTTAATATAATTATTTATTCCCGTAACCCAGCCATCTATTGTAAGAGGAGTAATATCAGGGTTTGTCCACGTCCCCTCAATACGCGCGGTAGCTATCTCATTAGAAGAAA includes these proteins:
- a CDS encoding peptidoglycan-binding protein translates to MMNLIKLGYKEFQVDGINIIKKLTVLAIVSFFLFFSFVLEIEAATESVSIIRQDCAGYSKCYTSLSSWEAAEQKDLVSSNEIATARIEGTWTNPDITPLTIDGWVTGINNYIKIYTAIDARHKGVAGSGYRIAPNVPGNTITVNEDYTRLIGLEIKLSSAPAVSDEGVRIQANNVSIDKSIIWSGNKNVADTDGIYQGNSSYTVGINNSIIYGFSRACIHAQSYSSTAAYNQTWNIKNSTLFNCGSSGEIESGAINVRTGNSGTKVNVNLDNTIGINTYGNYNDFSEYSSGSISGIITWSGGNNITGDSSANKGSLTSGLVNRVATSNVNPGAGNWVVFSSIYPGLEDFHLANSSENDALGNGSNLSAYFTGDIDNESRSNIWDIGADKYSAIEVSSVSTADTTNNTTTDTTTNTTISTTNDIITDTVNNATDIANDTTAIIEVYQCNDGLDNDNDGLSDFPSDIGCSSSSDNDEWNVIATPVQNNNFNAATTHYVRAGASGSNSGLDWSNAWTSLPQTLVRGHTYYIADGSYPSYTFDDALSGSSWIYIKKATIVSHGTNTGWQNSYGDGEAIFSPIKVLTGYYEIDGQVGGGPGSWTSGFGFKIQYTGSGDTAKLISIGNSNNTNVRNLVFKHIEMVYTSNLNPPTSATGQDAIYAVYGGGDWKFQYDYIRNASRVLFYTHDFTGSKVRNILVEYSRLERNGANPSSGQHSEIWSARQTNDVVVRYNQIIDFRSTGGFIIGWADTWDFYGNIFWWKNDQGGTANNGAIGTWSSDSTYYASNVKIYNNTFVNLSGGGSGRLFPIYNKISNISAYNNLWYNSPTANFGNGVLHDYNWYKNSNENSISESNKQIGSADPFVNYSAGNFSIKSATLSGKPLGSPYNVDMNGLVRGADGVWDRGAYEYSKTLSPSIVSVYQCNDSLDNDNDGLSDFPSDIGCSSSSDNDEYNAPVLAENIIPDITNTAPSSLDSANEPIIQESVIIDTIQEPSLIQDNTSTQTTIIAAVELTGPFFLNYENEQVKVLQRYLAQEKEIYPEGIISGYYGALTVQAVQRFQCKYMGICQGTPITNGYGIAGPSTRTKIMEIYGGYATTVISSTQGQLNQIELIQQLQAQINQLQVMLNQLLEQFAILIQLQLQNTAQ